The following proteins are co-located in the Microcystis wesenbergii NRERC-220 genome:
- a CDS encoding indolepyruvate ferredoxin oxidoreductase subunit alpha: MPHSIVTGICEGVADCVSACPVACIHPGPGKNVKGTDWYWIDFATCIDCGICLQVCPVEGAILPQERPDLQKTP, from the coding sequence GTGCCACATTCGATCGTCACTGGAATTTGTGAAGGGGTTGCCGATTGCGTTTCCGCTTGTCCCGTTGCTTGCATCCATCCCGGACCGGGTAAAAATGTTAAAGGAACCGATTGGTATTGGATTGATTTTGCCACTTGTATCGACTGTGGTATCTGTCTACAAGTATGTCCCGTCGAAGGTGCAATTCTGCCACAAGAACGTCCCGATTTACAAAAAACTCCCTAA